CGTCCGatcaccgaagttaagcaacgtcgggcgaggtcagtacttggatgggtgaccgcctgGGAACACCTCGTGTCGTTGcctttttgcttttattttggtTTCTCGTTCTCCTCTGTTCGTTGCCCTAACCAGCTGTCTTATCTGTTTGGCACGCGCTAAGTAGACGCGTGCCGGCCAGTTCATTATACATCTAATAATATCTAAGGCCATAGAGATGATAatcaataaacattaaaaatcactctgaatttgtttTAGGCGCCTTGTGTTTGCGgtatctaatacaataatatactcTGATTGAATTTCGTAACTGTGGCGCCGCACTGGCGGGTAAGAAACACAAACTAACTGTCTGACAGTTGGCAGCTGCCAAATAGTATGAACAGTCTCTCGTGATCATGACAGTTGACAGTTTCTCTACGCTGTGCGCATTCGTCGCTAATGCTTATACCACCATTCAATTTTCAAAGAAAGCAAAATCAACTCTTTCCTACACTACAGGTTCAAATTCAACTGGTCTATTTTAGACTTTTTCTTATGCGGCTGTCTAAGATAGGAGCGCCATATTTGACTACTCGGCATTTTGCATGAAATCTTAGCGTGGTCAGACTCACCATAAGATTTGATTAACGCActaatacatttaaatttaactatttaTTAGTGCCACTAAAAGCAAGTAGTCCGCCTAAGTAATTAAATAGCGATGACGAATGTACATGCAAAAACCTCAACACCCAAATTAACATGCAATCTAAAAATGAAACAAAACTACGTAATAAATACGAATTTATTTCGTTATAACCTCCTAATTTTCATAATTCAATGCAACATCGTAATTTTCGGCGGAGCGTATAAGTAAATTTGTAAAGGCGTAAACATTTAAACACATTAAGGATATAGATTATAAATACTATGCGGCATCCAGCGGATTAAGTCAGTCTGGAACAGAAAATTTACATGTGAATAATTTGAACGAACAAAACGCAATAATAATCTTATTGCAACGAAATAAGGGGTCaatcgcggacggtctagaacgcaaaatgactacaGTAATTTTGTCTATATCgctattagtctacatcgcaaacggtctataacgcaaaatgcccactttttatatcaccacattttacataggtacgttaggttcgttaggtatcttcaaatggccgaaggccaaacagcacagaataggagccccgcggaagcGTCATtttagtcattttgcgttctagaccatccgcGAATAACCCGAAATAAGGTTTATCAATGCTCAGTAAAGTCCCCATTTAGACgcttcaagaacttgcatgcaatattcGATACATTGCCAACTACAAagtacttagagcatttagtaactgcagacgtcatggctgtcattttctataCGAAACAGAATTTTTgcggggaggggacgtcaaatgtacctattgctatttctacatgatttgtacgtgacgtacaaatagccatgtccgtccatacaaaagtttgcacaattgtgcaagtttttcggcagaggggtaagctcttaaaggcgactccagttattaaatgctctaagacagAGTACAATGAATTCAGTCGATCGACTAAATACGCTAAGTTCTTGAATTGTCTAAATGGGGTTTTACTGAGCATTGATGGGCCTTCtctcgttgcaataaggttgaCGAGATATCAGTTAACGATGTTGACGATGGTACGAAGCCTATTACAGTCTGTGTAACGAAAGATAGCGTCAGGTACAGCGAACAacaaaattgcatggacacattatgacttatgagtgaattcattcataaagtggctATGCAATTTTGCGATTCGGTGTacgtgatatatttttatacgtCTGAAATTTGGGATAAGGCAAATTAACGGTAAACCTATAGATTTTTGCTGTTAGTTGTTCATACGCGTCACGTCGCTTACGAAAGTTGACCTTTTGATGAATGCCTCGAAATTTGAACATATTACTCATGCGCTTTGTCGTGACGCGTCTCAGTTTAGACAGCGACAAGAGAatcccttttttagggttccgtacccgaagggtaaaacgggaccctattactaagactctgctatccgtccgtccgtccgtctgtcggtctgtcaccaggctgtatctcacgaaccgtgatagctagacagagacagttgaaattttcacagatgatgtatttctgttgccgctataacaaaaaatactaaaaacaataaaataaggatttaagtggggctcccatacaacaaacgtgatttttgaccgaagttaagcaacgtcgggcagggtcagtacttggatgggtgaccgtttttttgcctttttttgcattatggtacggaactcgcacttgcccggttttttttgcagtaaataaaaaaaaacttattaaacaATACTTTAAGACCAAACCAAACTAACCAAATTTATCTACTGATTTGATTAAACTAATCAATTTACTATGATGCAAACAAATTAGTACTTTCTTACCTATTCGTCGTTAGAGAAAAAGTAACTCCTCTGTCTTTTCTTTACGAACGTTAGGTTAGGGTGACTTCTGAAAAAAAACAAGACATGATAAGCTTATTATTATGACTTATTGTAAGTctacaaaatacaaatcaaGATACATAGTTCTGCATAGCAATAATTACAGATTAAACTACTCTAAAAGCTCTACCTAGGTCTAAGCTCTATATTATAGGCTAACTACAAATATGCTTTGCAGAACTATGCACTTACTGAGGGCAAACTTTTGGTGCCACCATCCTTCTTTTTAAATATGTGCCAAATCCCAGACAAGTTTTTGTAAAATGAATACTTCTCGTTTCTCCTTTAAAAAGCAAAGAAATATGTGTATGAATTTGGTGTTCTGTGCACTCGACAATATATAATACtagcttgtttttaaatatatttaacatCGAATAGTTTTAACCTTCTCAACACTATGTTTACGTTGTGATTCCTACAATGTCGCAAAAGATTGAAAGTGGAGGCATACGCTGTTAAAGCTTAGTGCCTTTATACAAGCTGTGTTAGCCAAATTATTGCTGCAAAACAGTTGGCTTGCGAttgacatttttaattatttaggttTTGGATGATAGCTTGCAAGTCATAATGTTTAGTAGACGTTACTGTATATACCTAGACCCCATCTTTTAAAGTGGTTATAGTTATAAAACGGCTTTAGACTCGCGCTTGACCAATGAAAGGGGCGttttggcaggcgtggctcactccgcgatttcgtcgcgtcacTACAAGTAGATGCggccacaccaattttggtgtctagccatagtagcctgctcgcgcttgcgccacctagcggtcatatctgtcgtaatataCGCGTTTTGATAGACAGTGAACCTTTCTGatgtatctagtactattatttattgtggttTCGGTCAGTGTTGCCACTTAAATTCGCCTCTGTTCAGACATTATAAACAAAAACGAAATTATTTTTGTCAAGTACACAGAAAATCCGTCTTTGTATTTATCTATCAGTAAGAGCATAGTCCCCAAAACTCATAATTATTAATGTAACCTCCCGCATCAGTAGTTTTACTACGTTCGCAAGCACATTATATTTGGCCACGTCCATCCCGTATTGTACTATATTGTTGGCGCAGTATGAAGACATAGGCGCCACACAAGTGTTGTATACTAGCAATGCGAACATCCATTTCTGTGTCTGGTTGCTTCGTAGACTTCTGTTCGTCAGCGGCCGTTCTCTCTGTTTGATAGGCGTGAGCTGGAGGGTTGACTCTGGGCTAGTCGGGCGTAAGCTAGGCGGGAAATGATTAGGGTTAGTTTTGCGATGGTGGAGTGGGAAAGGGTTGCATGAATGATACTTACTTGGTGCCGAAGTATGAGGGCGGTGTTGTGTCCAGCACACTGGTTGgctgtaaaaataatagaatataGTTAGTTATTGTCAAAAATGTTACACTAAATTTTATTGCCTctaattttaacacattcattgccactaagtgctacgggttacgctcgtagcgcgtagacACGGTTTtgccgtatggagcgcgtagtcgctacgaaaagtgtacccgacagtcgggttcttggccctgaatgtgttaatactcatcaaaaaaattttaacaAGCCCAAATATAATGAGGTAGTTTTCAAGGTTTCGATTGGACCTCGGAAACTGGTAATAGCGTTATTTAATCTAACTCATGTACCGCCAATGTCTTCCACAGTCAAATCTGTGTTTGTGTATAAGGTATTTAACTAACCCTTTTCCTTTTCCACACTATCCACCACATTCGTCGATGAAAGCTGCGTGTTCTTGTATAACGCCATTCTCGGCGTTCACACAACCACACCTCTTATTGAAGCAACTTCTTTCGCAAGTGCTGTCTCGACTATCTCGCTTGTCCCTTACACTGTATTTTACTAACCGTGTTCTCCTTCTCCTCGCTATAGAAGAAAGCTTCTTATTCTTGCATAGCGCCGGCTGGCACCGACAGCCACTCCCGCACCCGTTGCCAGCCTTCACACAGCCGCACATCTTGGTGGAGCAGCTGCCGCGGCAGGTGCAGTGCGTGGTGCCGCCGCTATCTCGCTTGTCCCTTACACTGTACTTTACTAACCGTGTTCTCCTTCTCCTCGCTATCCGACGCATTAGTAGAAGAAAGCTTCTTATTCTTGCACAGCGCCGGCTGGCACCGACAGCCACTCCCGCACCCGTTGCCAGCCTTCACACAGCCGCACATCTTGGTGGAGCAGCTGCCGCGGCAGGTGCAGTGCGTGGTGCCGCCGCTATCTCGCTTGTCCCTTACACTGTACTTTACTAACCGTGTTCTCCTTCTCCTCGCTATCCGACGCATTAGTAGAAGAAAGCTTCTTGTTCTTGCACAGCGCCGGCTGGCACCGACAGCCACTCCCGCACCCGTTGCCAGCCTTCACACAGCCGCACATCTTGGTGGAGCAGCTGCCGCGGCAGGTGCAGTGCGTGGTGCCGCCGCTATCTCGCTTGTCCCTTACACTGTACTTTACTAACCGTGTTCTCCTTCTCCTCGCTATCCGACGCATTAGTAGAAGAAAGCTTCTTGTTCTTGCACAGCGCCGGCTGGCACCGACAGCCACTCCCGCACCCATTGCCAGCCTTCACACAGCCGCCCATCTTGGTGGAGCAGCTGCCGCGGCAGGTGCAGTGCGTGGTGCCGCCGCTATCTCGCTTGTCCCTTACACTGTACTTTACTAACCGTGTTCTCCTTCTCCTCGCTATCCGACGCATTAGTAGAAGAAAGCTTCTTATTCTTGCACAGCGCCGGCTGGCACCGACAGCCACTCCCGCACCCGTTGCCAGCCTTCACACAGCCGCACATCTTGGTGGAGCAGCTGCCGCGGCAGGTGCAGTGCGTGGTGCCGCCGCTATCTCGCTTGTCCCTTACACTGTACTTTACTAACCGTGTTCTCCTTCTCCTCGCTATCCGACGCATTAGTAGAAGAAAGCTTCTTGTTCTTGCACAGCGCCGGCTGGCACCGACAGCCACTCCCGCACCCGTTGCCAGCCTTCACACAGCCGCACATCTTGGTGGAGCAGCTGCCGCGGCAGGTGCAGTGCGTGGTGCCGCCGCTATCTCGCTTGTCCCTTACACTGTACTTTACTAACCGTGTTCTCCTTCTCCTCGCTATCCGACGCATTAGTAGAAGAAAGCTTCTTGTTCTTGCACAGCGCCGGCTGGCACCGACAGCCACTCCCGCACCCGTTGCCAGCCTTCACACAGCCGCACATCTTGGTGGAGCAGCTGCCGCGGCATGTGCAGTGCGTGGTGCCGCCGCTGTCGCGCTTGACGGCGCGGCTGGGCTCGCGCTCGCGCAGGCGCTCGTTGGAGTTGTTGGCGTTGTCGGCGGTGAAGTTGTTTGTGAGGCGGGACCGGTGCGCCTGTGGGGAAATTAGAATAGTAGGGCGAATTAGAATGAGAATTCATAAGAATTAGAACTAAGAGATTTTCCGCGTATTAGAGAATGGAAAGGTCGCAAAGGCAATACTAGGTACTAGATTGGACATGAGTTTTCTGGCAGAACCACAAATGTTAGAATGAGATGAGAATTAGAACCAAGAGCCACTCCATGAATATACAAGAAGGGCTACAGTATGGGAGGAATGGCGCcggattgtgaagcttgccagCGGCCCTGATGtgacgaccacgaccactctgacaagagtgtgacgacaaagaagaGAAGAACTAAGAGATTTTATACTCTGGCAAGCCAACTTTGtaagtagaaaaaggcacgaaATTCGAATTTTGTATGAGAGATCGATCCTTAGCTCCTTCATCAAATTTGCCTCCTTTTCTACAGAGAAAGCCGACTTGCCACAATATAATTTATTGATTTGCCTATTCGACTAAAGAACAATTCGAATAAATTTGTCTATTGAACTAGGGAACAATTGAAATAGGTATTCGCATCGCGTAAATTATACGTATTGCACCGTAAGCGCGCTTAAAGTAGACGCGCGACGCTGCCAattaaattatgaatgtaaCTACTGCACCAAAAGGTTGAATTTCCTTTGACTCTAGCAAGAAGCGTCCTAACTCGACGTTTGATGACCTTACATCGggttttcggtgcgggaatgattttgtgtatttataactttgtttattgtaaaataattaccaaactatgaattaaacgtaggtagtaaggtccaaatgcgcttagaaatgttaaattagtatcgttttttacagtttttacttGTTATTTGGCTAGTGTAAAACATTCCCGCACCGTATGTACGAGTATGATGACCGTACCTGTATACGCTTGTAAAGCGGCGTGGCCCTCCAATCAGGatcgtcatcatcattctcCCTGTCCTCTTCCTCCTCATCGGAAATCTCAACGTATTCAGTCTTCTTATCTCCCTCTTTCTTGCCCTTCTTCTGTTTCTTGGCGTTCCCGTTCGTGGGCGCTGTGCGGAGCTGCTCTAGTTCGTCAGACAACTTTTTCTGgaaattttattatgaaaaatatatagGTGATGGTAATTATATGTactattgtttgtttatttcattTCTTTGCAAGAATTCCAGCTGATATTTTGCTTTTAAaacttatacttcgtttttttagcattagaaataaggtaaacaatcttgatgtgtcttttaattgaaaaacacactttaaaaaataagttacggcacaTATGTAACAatcatgaatctaatacgatttatattcttctgctttcataagtaataattactgattttttaaaagcgtttttcaattaaaatacatgccaagatcgcttatcttctttcaagttctttctaatgctaaaaaaaacgaactataacgaGTTACCATAACTTTTTGTGATTCATAGGTTTCTAAACACTTCATACCTATAATGTATAAACTTCTTACAGGTACATATAAATTGTGATATTCTTTCCCCATAAATAGTTGCAGTAATACAgcttatttaaaaacaattattaCATCCATTTCTAAAGTTTATGTTATCTTAGTTATACCTAATGATATAACTAAAATACCTACCAAAACCCAGTGACGGTAAAAAAAATAACGACATATCTATCTACAAAATCATGAAATCAGCAACATACATTTTCAGCTTCAATTTGGTCCAACTTTTCTCGCTGATACTGAATCACGATCTGCAGATATCATTTCAAGTTAATCTAAACTAAAACTCGACATAAAAAAGGCTTTCTCGCTCCCTACCTAAAGAAAAAAAGAGACAACAATCTACAATAAAACGTGGGGAACCAATAAGGATAGTATATTTTGAGCGCACTACATACATTCTCTGCCTCGACCTGGTCCAGTTTCTCTTGTTGGTATTGTATCACGTTTTGGAGGTGTTGGCACGCTTGACTCTTGTTGCCTACGACGCCGCGTTGAAGGGCGACTAGCGCTGTTAGCTGAAAAGGAAAgaagtttttgaaaaaaaaaaacatttttggtacaagcttttatcgctgactgtacttttcttacgacagacaactaatactcatcgagacaattctaaaactcctaacacaattaggttgcgttgtttcatcacagagttcctatggccacctcctgtctccatcatcagatcagttcgacagtaccatattattgtattgtcatcaggactacatacagctgccaattttcatgacgctacgatccttggaagatggtttaattagttaccttagattccattacatagttacaagcggaactccttatttaataagtgaaattagaaaaggagttccgcttgtaatattagttgtagtttgtTATGCAGTCGGCCCCAGGTCGGCCTAATAAAcgcttgttaaaaaaaatagaactaTGTTATGTATAAATCACAATTAATCGAAGATACTTAGGTAACACCTGGTTTATTGTTTTTCACTGCAGATAGAGCTTACTGAGATAAGTTTTGGGctgttttctaatttatttaaattagaatgATCCTTTAAAAACCTATACACTTCTTTTTCaaagaaccccatactgtagtCCCTCGTGAAAACCTCGGCAGGGATCTCACTCCACAGTCCGAGCATCCGCAGGGGAATATTCCTCTTAAACCGTAcagtaagaataagaataaattttagtatcaataaaaacacataattaACAGAATATTACAGGGGTCTCCGCACTAGGCTGCGCCTGTATAGCGGGGAAccagttacaattaaaattactgAATTAGTTACATAATAAAGTTACATTTACAAGTaacaaatttaaagaaaaacacTTAAATACAAGGCAtggaaactaaaattaaaatattttaactactactactactactcctACTAAGACGACCTAGGAGAAGCTCTAGGGTGTCAGGATAAACGGTGCCGTAGTAGAAAGCGGCCGTTGGCATCACGTCAATCATGTTCGTATTTATGTCGCTTATGTTTGTgatcaggccccaatttcacatagATGACAGGTGCAAAAAATTTTAAAAcgtcactgttgctgacgtcacaagcatctatgggctacggttaccgcttaccatcgggcgggccgtattcctgtttgccaccatcattctattattaaaaaaaactttattatatcggaaaaaaacagatatttctcttgctaagtttatgacaattgtcacaagaaacattgtcacgaaattccgacatcaatcctcatttcctgtcaagattcaccgacaattctacaaatatgtcgattacaaaaaataattcttggttcacaacataattgtaatacatacaattgtagcaaaatgcctgtcatgtttgtaagtatttctatagaaaatattttataaaattgtaatatgtcatctgtcgcttgacaattgtcgcgcgacatatagctcaatagtgggaccggatttttgcactaaaagttttgataattctaaagttgaaaaagtgatacttatctgatataggacatatttttaagcatatatgctatatacgatgaaaagttagaacgagcgttagatataaattaggtatttatatatttttagtaatgattttttaatattgaattaaagtgcaatgtttaagttccattgtttataatatgtatgacgctttataatgtaaaattattagaaatttttttaacgtgcttctttgtcaaactacaattagcttattattttgtcgatattgaattaaagtttaataaatccacaacaacatatctaaatttataagttaataggcaagctaaaaagctagaagaataagatatatgctttagaattaatatgggttttttgtcctataagatctaatattgaattagagtctgtaaaaataagtctattactataaaataatatacgaagccatattatggaaagtaagaaatttctgtgtgtagcttgcattgtaatagtaaaatctagttaaaaaggcgcgaaattcatacatacgccgcgctggtccgtcagtcgccggcgcggcgctcgagagcctatcatagcctacctatacctcgcccctcgccccacctcccgctcagtaacactgtctgtcttttcttatcattcatttgtttactgtgcacatatataaattagatgcggacattacgtgaaattaaaatatcttattaagtaaaaatacctacagctggtcaatcagatcttgtcagtagaaagaggcggaaaatttgaaaaatgtaggcgcgaagggatatcgttccatagaaaatttgaatttcgcgcctgttttagtgacaagatttgcttgaccagctatatttcattatcttgactaatattgtaataaaaatgtacaagatattcacaactattttttactatacatagtttgtcagaggactgtctcatttcaaacatagacagggagaatcatcatactatctttgacttacactagtactagcacccaaaagaaaaggatgaatatagttttttgtttttatttactgacaaatatcccgcaaataatcattttgacagtaggtaataccagattttattgtttttaacttaagagttatacatatacaaataagaatatttgatacttcataacaggaggatttatttataataagtgaaaataattattttgggtcttaataactaaagatataaaaattgtctagtttacgcgaaaatagtaggtaactaaacataaatctttattagttacagtagtctcatcttttaacatctgggggcacggcagtgcccccgccaagacgagaaaagcgcaagggcactatctaccttttctcgaagcgcttcgtcgttttttggaaccctcataacttggggttggattataccagataaacaaagttctcggacttattaagcatatcaattgcatagctcttatactttagattttattcatatctaaaaacttcgatttcgtcactgactcactcacttgatgatcatcaataccgggtacttcctgaagtcctctaagaagctgaaatttggtatgtaagatagttttagtacacaaacaaaaaattaattcaaaaaatttttatcccTAAGaggatggggtttaattttgtatgggaaatcaataatcgctgaaccgatttagttgaaatttggtatgtagataggtattgttatggggaaggatatagaacagatttcaacctcaaagtttacccttacggggtgaaggcagatttcaaccccaaagtttacccttacggggtgaagggtttatatggggaatcagtaagaagtacattgtgtaacagatgcccccagatacttatttcaggatttttaatagtaaattacccccaaccctttaaattaggggatggaagattgtcataaacaacttacaaaaagaagtgaaatcccatcaaaaacattttgatgcaaaatgttgcccaaacgaaaccataaggctcgcactatcaaaaagttatcagatctcttgccaagcttctaactctacaagccctctaactttactagctctacaccaaaagtgtgtggcttggccgtttcgtttctacaagaactattgtatgtaagtataatacaacaaccgcccaaatgcgagtcgcactcgcgttccaagggttctgtacattacacaattttgaacaatatattttttttagagaaaagtgagtaaaatgtctttaaaaaacccgtagggatcggaaaactaggtacttaagtccgactcacgcttgactgcacatttctaatagtttttcctgtcatctataggaaaagagctaatatgtgtatttttttcataattttagacccagtagtttcggagatgaggcccaatcacttgactgcatgttttcgacgtggtgatgaaacgtagtaactgccttatccggggtcttaaatatgtcaaaccccaaattaaatccttaattttgggaaatagatagaagtcacagggtgcaatgtctggattataatccgtataagagacattttccacgttttcgtaattaaaaaatgtttttgcctttattgcggtatcggtggacgcattattatgacgcaggagcatgcggcttctcggtcgtctctcgcggtctttttcaatgactgcgggcacaaaaatggtagtgtactactcagtatttaacgttcttttattatttaaaagtacggtacaaaaatgtcgcgtttaaaaaaaaaacagacgatcaaaatgtttggcaacgcttttggcttgttgaacttctatgggcctcctgtcaccttcgaaagactcattgactggactaatgccttttttccggatcgtagcagtaaatccaggtttcatctcctctaacgatgttatatacaacaTTTGAACTTGCTTGcttatacttacgcagcatttctcggcaccagtcaaaaagtacctatttttggactgaagttaattcgtgaggaatccaaagacaacaaggcttcccgacttttaaatattcttgtaaaatcttttgtatttgtctcatacctatccctaattgtccacaaatttcgtcataggtgattcgtgggttttcttcaatgagtcgtctcacagtagccacgcttccttgaatgatcgccgtggacggtcgaccttcacgaaaatcattatctagaataatactgtctctactaaattcaccataacaacgcctcacgatgctcagatgtggtgcttcaatcccaaaagcattttgaaggcaagcactacactcttgcggagtaagcgaacttttaaaatcataacaaaatcatagctctaaaaatattttcgcgttaaagccacgttcaacgcactgacttactttgacaagccattaaaaacaaaagacgatcgatttgtcgccaacatttgtcacattccataatcaaaagcctgtattttttttaaatatacaattcataatttaaatgtttaccagtggccagtagtgtaaaacattcagtgtggcctatgtagtaggagagaggaggagtttgttaa
Above is a window of Cydia fagiglandana chromosome 18, ilCydFagi1.1, whole genome shotgun sequence DNA encoding:
- the LOC134673317 gene encoding uncharacterized protein LOC134673317 isoform X3, with the translated sequence MGAGVAVGASRRCARTRSFLLLMRRIARRRRTRLVKYSVRDKRDSGGTTHCTCRGSCSTKMCGCVKAGNGCGSGCRCQPALCKNKKLSSTNASDSEEKENTPTSVLDTTPPSYFGTKRNEKYSFYKNLSGIWHIFKKKDGGTKSLPSKSP
- the LOC134673317 gene encoding uncharacterized protein LOC134673317 isoform X1; amino-acid sequence: MGAGVAVGASRRCARTRSFLLLMRRIARRRRTRLVKYSVRDKRDSGGTTHCTCRGSCSTKMCGCVKAGNGCGSGCRCQPALCKNKKLSSTNASDSEEKENTPTSVLDTTPPSYFGTNLRPTSPESTLQLTPIKQRERPLTNRSLRSNQTQKWMFALLVYNTCVAPMSSYCANNIVQYGMDVAKYNVLANVVKLLMREKSP
- the LOC134673317 gene encoding chromosome-associated kinesin KIF4-like isoform X2; amino-acid sequence: MGAGVAVGASRRCARTRSFLLLMRRIARRRRTRLVKYSVRDKRDSGGTTHCTCRGSCSTKMCGCVKAGNGCGSGCRCQPALCKNKKLSSTNASDSEEKENTPTSVLDTTPPSYFGTNLRPTSPESTLQLTPIKQRERPLTNRSLRSNQTQKWMRNEKYSFYKNLSGIWHIFKKKDGGTKSLPSKSP